Proteins found in one Melioribacteraceae bacterium 4301-Me genomic segment:
- the lepA gene encoding translation elongation factor 4 encodes MGSSNNIRNFCIIAHIDHGKSTIADGLLEFTHTVTEREAKAQLLDTMDLERERGITIKSHAIQMKYSANDNVVYTLNLIDTPGHVDFSYEVSRSLAACEGAILVVDAAQGVEAQTISNLYMAIDAGLEIIPVINKIDLPSAMIDTVKHQIIDLIGCKETDIILASAKMRQGIDQILEAIVKRIPPPKGDENAPLQALIFDSIFDSYRGAVAYIRVFNGIIKEKEQIKFFASGKEFIAEEIGILRLGRVRTGELRAGDAGYLIAGVKDVHDTKVGDTITHAKNGAKEPLPGYKEIKPMVYSGLYPTNSDDFEDLREALEKYRLNDSALFFTPETSAALGFGFRCGFLGMLHMEIVQERLEREFNQSIVTTLPNVEYWVFNKKGQKIIVDNPAEMPPAGEIDHIEEPYVKAQIVTPSEYVGNLMQLAIEKRGIYINTTYIDPTRADLEFEFPLSEIIFDFYDKLKSISRGYASFDYEFIGYRQSDLVKLDILLNNEKVDALSIIVHEKKAYDWGRKVTSKLKELIPRQLFEIAVQAAIGSKVIARTNIKALRKNVLAKCYGGDITRKRKLLEKQKEGKKRMKQVGNVEIPQEAFLAVLQIEE; translated from the coding sequence GTGGGATCTTCGAACAACATACGCAATTTTTGTATAATAGCACACATAGATCATGGTAAATCTACTATTGCAGATGGATTGTTAGAATTTACTCATACAGTAACAGAAAGAGAAGCAAAGGCGCAGTTATTAGATACAATGGATTTGGAACGTGAAAGGGGTATTACAATCAAATCCCACGCCATTCAAATGAAGTATAGCGCTAATGATAATGTTGTGTATACATTAAATTTGATTGACACGCCTGGACATGTAGACTTTTCTTATGAAGTTTCAAGGTCCTTAGCTGCTTGTGAAGGAGCCATTTTAGTTGTTGATGCCGCACAAGGTGTAGAAGCTCAGACGATAAGTAATTTATATATGGCAATTGATGCTGGCTTAGAAATAATTCCTGTCATAAACAAAATAGACCTACCAAGTGCAATGATTGATACAGTTAAGCATCAAATCATTGACTTGATTGGCTGCAAAGAAACAGATATAATTTTAGCCAGTGCTAAAATGCGTCAAGGGATTGACCAAATATTAGAAGCAATTGTAAAACGCATACCACCACCTAAAGGCGACGAAAATGCACCGCTCCAAGCTTTAATTTTTGATTCAATCTTTGATTCGTATAGAGGTGCTGTTGCATATATTAGAGTTTTTAATGGAATAATAAAAGAAAAAGAACAAATAAAGTTTTTTGCAAGTGGTAAAGAATTCATCGCAGAAGAAATAGGGATTTTAAGGCTGGGCAGGGTGAGAACTGGTGAACTGAGAGCAGGCGATGCGGGATACCTTATTGCAGGTGTTAAAGATGTTCACGATACTAAAGTCGGAGACACTATAACTCACGCAAAAAATGGTGCAAAAGAACCATTGCCTGGTTACAAAGAGATTAAACCTATGGTATACAGCGGTTTGTATCCTACTAATTCTGACGATTTTGAAGACTTACGTGAAGCTTTAGAAAAGTACAGATTAAATGATTCAGCATTATTTTTTACTCCAGAAACCTCAGCTGCGCTTGGATTTGGTTTTAGATGCGGCTTTTTGGGAATGCTCCACATGGAAATTGTTCAGGAGAGACTTGAAAGAGAATTTAACCAATCTATAGTAACAACACTTCCCAACGTTGAATACTGGGTCTTTAATAAAAAGGGACAAAAAATTATTGTAGATAACCCAGCAGAAATGCCCCCAGCAGGTGAAATTGATCATATAGAAGAACCATACGTAAAAGCACAGATAGTTACACCAAGTGAATATGTCGGAAACTTAATGCAACTTGCAATTGAAAAAAGAGGTATTTATATAAATACTACTTATATTGATCCAACAAGAGCCGACTTGGAATTTGAATTTCCTTTATCAGAAATAATTTTTGATTTTTATGATAAATTAAAATCAATCTCACGTGGCTACGCATCGTTCGACTATGAATTTATTGGATACAGACAATCTGATTTAGTTAAACTTGACATTTTACTTAACAACGAAAAAGTTGATGCTCTTTCAATTATAGTTCATGAAAAGAAAGCTTACGATTGGGGTAGGAAGGTAACTTCTAAGCTGAAAGAGTTAATTCCGCGTCAATTATTTGAAATTGCAGTACAAGCCGCAATAGGAAGTAAAGTTATTGCAAGAACTAATATTAAAGCACTGCGGAAA